A DNA window from Parabacteroides johnsonii DSM 18315 contains the following coding sequences:
- the nusG gene encoding transcription termination/antitermination protein NusG translates to MSDIQKKFYVLRAISGKENKVREYLEAELKNTDLGEYVSQVLIPTEKTFTVRNGKKVMKERAYLPGYVLVEAALVGEVAHRLRNIPNVIGFLGGSDNPVPLRPAEVSRILGTVDELQEQQDDLDIQFYVGENVKITFGPFNGFTGVIEEVNAEKKKLKVMVKVFGRKTPLELGYMQVEKE, encoded by the coding sequence ATGTCTGATATTCAAAAGAAATTTTATGTTCTGCGTGCCATTAGCGGCAAGGAGAATAAAGTCAGAGAGTACCTTGAGGCTGAGTTGAAGAATACTGACTTAGGTGAGTATGTGTCACAGGTCTTGATTCCTACTGAAAAGACTTTTACGGTACGTAATGGTAAGAAGGTGATGAAAGAACGCGCTTACTTGCCTGGATACGTTTTGGTAGAAGCTGCTTTGGTTGGAGAAGTCGCTCATCGATTGAGAAACATTCCTAACGTAATCGGTTTTTTGGGTGGATCGGATAACCCCGTTCCCTTGCGTCCGGCAGAAGTTAGCCGTATCTTAGGTACGGTTGATGAATTGCAGGAACAGCAGGATGACCTGGATATTCAGTTTTATGTTGGAGAGAATGTGAAAATCACTTTTGGACCGTTTAACGGTTTCACGGGTGTAATCGAAGAGGTCAATGCCGAGAAAAAGAAACTTAAAGTGATGGTAAAAGTCTTCGGACGTAAAACACCGCTTGAGTTGGGTTATATGCAAGTGGAGAAGGAATAA
- the secE gene encoding preprotein translocase subunit SecE has translation MKKIINYIKESYNELVYKVSWPTRTELSNSAVVVMFASLIIAALIFVIDLGFEGVMRFFYEKIF, from the coding sequence ATGAAAAAGATAATTAATTATATTAAGGAATCTTATAACGAACTTGTTTATAAAGTTTCTTGGCCTACGAGAACAGAGCTTTCCAATAGTGCTGTGGTTGTTATGTTTGCTTCCCTTATAATCGCGGCATTAATCTTTGTTATTGATTTAGGCTTTGAGGGCGTGATGCGTTTCTTCTACGAGAAAATCTTTTAA
- a CDS encoding WG repeat-containing protein, whose translation MLLLKKIQINYCLLNPATKKWGYTYNKSKTSRMFLPTRLTATSAFSAVGLGTSLIWGKKDRLAYNWAIPPQYDQAAKNFDEGLTAVIMEGRMGFINSSNQFVIPPIYKAKKLTKFNYGLAPVMIEGKYGFIDKLGNLVIPNRYEWADSFKDNGLASVKMEGKYGTIDLNGELVVPCTYQLEEAMTTVPVSNKDYRQAVKDVKAKLDSGVYSVLTQRLDSIGAKVDSKEVEFSKGLIAPDDQPFFEQKGSFYGARISEKDSIWLFKPEYIGIEQINDGFFLLFAKDSLCGVGDSFGRIIVPCEYEDITYDRNGHAFVVQEKEHYGFYGIDGLIRAFTGFDLIGGFADGTAPIWVDNETGTVTEDGTIDPEFIQRLYVLGETAEKNGDTQRARQLYARIIKIEPTFAMAYNNFGLLELKSEAYSEGMSKLKLAHELAPENEQITANYKQARKDQKSRRWDKVISGLETAGTFVGVAATTYAAIEGDETAVTALNEGRSLTAEELATTALKSSESASVNEDIYDFENMQVKATSASQIEKEKQKLQQLYVQREAIIARSKNTQRTISSEGSKQIRRAGTSLRMNHGQVRPGQGNYGRGAADRHLRETTDNRVELRNINQRIERQIALIQHLEEGGSSATFSAPASRSTKTGKFQKSGPSQRDKITNDHTYRNWETQLIRMSTGTDPYDDSKRKYIQSQMRSLRAKYGFGKSQWEDWGGK comes from the coding sequence ATGTTATTGCTGAAGAAAATTCAAATCAATTATTGCTTACTCAATCCTGCTACCAAAAAGTGGGGATATACCTATAACAAATCAAAGACTTCACGCATGTTTTTACCAACCCGTTTGACTGCAACCTCGGCATTTAGTGCGGTTGGATTGGGAACTTCGCTCATCTGGGGCAAAAAAGATCGCTTGGCGTATAATTGGGCGATACCGCCTCAGTATGATCAGGCGGCTAAAAATTTTGATGAAGGATTGACAGCTGTCATTATGGAGGGGCGAATGGGATTTATAAACTCTTCTAATCAGTTCGTTATACCTCCTATATATAAGGCAAAAAAATTGACTAAATTCAATTATGGTTTGGCGCCGGTGATGATAGAAGGAAAATATGGTTTTATTGACAAACTGGGTAATCTTGTGATTCCCAATCGTTACGAATGGGCTGATTCTTTTAAAGATAATGGTTTAGCTTCTGTAAAGATGGAAGGTAAGTATGGTACAATTGATCTAAATGGTGAATTGGTAGTTCCCTGTACCTATCAATTAGAAGAAGCAATGACAACTGTCCCTGTATCCAATAAAGACTATCGACAGGCAGTAAAAGATGTGAAAGCAAAATTAGACAGTGGTGTTTATTCGGTTCTGACACAACGGCTCGATTCGATAGGCGCAAAAGTTGATAGTAAGGAGGTAGAATTCAGTAAAGGACTTATTGCTCCGGATGATCAACCGTTTTTTGAACAAAAGGGATCTTTCTATGGCGCTCGGATTTCAGAAAAAGACAGCATTTGGTTATTCAAACCAGAATACATTGGCATTGAACAGATAAATGATGGCTTTTTCTTATTGTTTGCCAAAGATAGTCTTTGTGGTGTGGGAGATAGCTTCGGAAGAATTATTGTTCCATGCGAATATGAAGATATTACATACGACAGAAACGGCCATGCATTCGTGGTACAAGAAAAAGAACATTACGGATTTTATGGAATAGACGGGCTGATTCGTGCTTTTACCGGATTCGATTTGATTGGTGGATTTGCCGATGGGACTGCTCCTATTTGGGTAGATAACGAAACCGGAACAGTGACAGAAGACGGGACAATTGATCCTGAGTTTATACAAAGGTTGTATGTTTTAGGAGAAACGGCTGAAAAGAATGGAGACACACAACGGGCACGTCAGTTGTATGCTCGTATCATAAAAATTGAACCGACATTTGCAATGGCATATAATAATTTCGGACTTTTGGAATTGAAGTCTGAAGCTTATAGTGAAGGGATGAGTAAGTTGAAATTAGCTCACGAACTTGCTCCTGAGAACGAACAGATCACGGCCAATTATAAACAAGCTAGAAAAGATCAAAAATCACGACGCTGGGATAAAGTCATTAGCGGGCTCGAAACGGCTGGTACCTTTGTTGGAGTTGCTGCGACAACTTATGCGGCAATCGAAGGGGATGAAACAGCCGTAACTGCTCTTAACGAAGGCAGGTCGCTTACAGCTGAAGAATTAGCTACGACTGCGTTGAAAAGTAGTGAGTCAGCTTCTGTAAACGAAGATATATACGATTTTGAAAATATGCAAGTTAAAGCAACCTCTGCTTCTCAAATCGAAAAAGAAAAACAAAAACTTCAACAGCTTTATGTTCAACGTGAAGCTATAATTGCAAGAAGCAAGAATACACAAAGGACTATTTCTTCTGAAGGCTCGAAACAAATACGAAGAGCAGGAACTTCTTTGAGAATGAATCATGGGCAAGTACGACCTGGTCAGGGTAATTATGGAAGAGGTGCAGCAGATCGACATCTCCGTGAAACAACAGACAACCGCGTTGAACTCCGAAATATTAATCAACGTATAGAACGTCAAATTGCTTTAATTCAACATTTGGAAGAAGGGGGAAGTTCCGCTACTTTCTCAGCTCCGGCTTCCCGATCAACAAAAACTGGAAAATTTCAGAAAAGCGGTCCTTCTCAAAGGGATAAAATTACAAATGATCACACATATCGTAATTGGGAAACTCAGTTAATTAGAATGAGTACAGGTACAGATCCTTATGACGATTCAAAGCGTAAGTATATCCAAAGTCAGATGCGTTCGCTTAGAGCT
- a CDS encoding winged helix-turn-helix domain-containing protein, whose translation MFKELDPLLHSQLRLAVMSILLSVDEADFVYLKEKTQATAGNLSVQIDKLSEAGYIEVEKSFIGKKPRTTCRITPAGKQAFEDYVNALKGYIGI comes from the coding sequence ATGTTCAAAGAATTAGATCCATTATTACATTCCCAGCTCCGGCTTGCGGTCATGTCCATTCTCCTATCGGTTGATGAAGCTGATTTCGTCTATCTGAAAGAAAAGACACAAGCGACCGCCGGTAACCTGAGTGTGCAGATAGACAAATTGAGTGAAGCCGGATATATCGAAGTCGAGAAAAGCTTCATCGGGAAAAAACCTCGCACAACTTGCAGGATTACGCCTGCCGGCAAGCAGGCATTCGAGGATTATGTGAATGCACTGAAAGGATATATCGGAATCTGA
- the tuf gene encoding elongation factor Tu codes for MAKEKFDRSKPHVNIGTIGHVDHGKTTLTAAITTVLAKKGLSELRSFDSIDNAPEEKERGITINTSHVEYSTANRHYAHVDCPGHADYVKNMVTGAAQMDGAIIVVAATDGPMPQTREHILLARQVNVPRLVVFMNKCDMVDDEEMLELVEMEMRELLSFYDFDGDNTPIIRGSALGALNGDAKWEEKVMELMEACDTWIPLPPREIDKPFLMPIEDVFSITGRGTVATGRIETGIVKVGDEVQIIGLGADGKKSVVTGVEMFRKLLDQGEAGDNVGLLLRGIDKNEIKRGMVICHPGQVKEHSRFKAEVYILKKEEGGRHTPFHNKYRPQFYIRTLDVTGEITLPEGTEMVMPGDNVTIDVELIYPVACNVGLRFAIREGGRTVGAGQITELEN; via the coding sequence ATGGCAAAAGAGAAATTTGACAGATCGAAACCACATGTGAACATTGGTACGATTGGTCACGTTGACCACGGTAAAACAACTTTGACAGCTGCTATCACAACAGTATTGGCAAAGAAAGGTCTTTCAGAACTGCGTTCATTCGACTCAATCGACAACGCTCCTGAAGAAAAAGAAAGAGGTATCACTATCAACACTTCTCACGTAGAGTATTCGACTGCAAACCGCCACTATGCTCACGTAGACTGTCCGGGTCACGCCGACTACGTAAAGAACATGGTAACTGGTGCTGCTCAGATGGACGGTGCTATCATCGTTGTTGCTGCAACTGATGGTCCTATGCCTCAGACTCGCGAGCACATCTTGTTGGCTCGTCAGGTAAACGTTCCGAGATTGGTTGTTTTCATGAACAAATGTGACATGGTAGACGACGAAGAAATGTTGGAATTGGTTGAAATGGAAATGAGAGAACTTCTTTCTTTCTACGATTTCGACGGTGATAACACTCCGATCATTCGTGGCTCTGCTTTGGGCGCTTTGAACGGTGATGCAAAATGGGAAGAAAAAGTAATGGAACTGATGGAAGCTTGCGATACTTGGATTCCGCTGCCTCCGCGTGAAATTGACAAACCTTTCTTGATGCCTATTGAAGACGTATTCTCTATCACAGGTCGTGGTACAGTTGCTACTGGCCGTATCGAAACTGGTATCGTAAAAGTTGGTGATGAAGTTCAGATCATCGGTCTGGGTGCTGACGGAAAGAAATCTGTTGTTACAGGTGTTGAAATGTTCCGTAAGTTGCTGGATCAGGGTGAAGCTGGTGACAACGTTGGTTTGTTGCTTCGTGGTATCGACAAGAACGAAATCAAACGTGGTATGGTAATCTGCCACCCGGGTCAGGTTAAAGAACACTCTCGCTTCAAAGCTGAGGTTTATATCCTGAAGAAAGAAGAAGGTGGTCGTCACACTCCGTTCCACAACAAATATCGTCCTCAGTTCTATATCCGTACATTGGACGTAACTGGCGAAATTACTCTTCCGGAAGGAACTGAAATGGTAATGCCTGGTGATAACGTTACAATCGACGTTGAACTGATCTACCCGGTAGCTTGTAACGTAGGTCTTCGTTTCGCTATCCGCGAAGGTGGACGTACAGTAGGTGCTGGTCAGATCACAGAATTAGAAAACTAA
- the mtnA gene encoding S-methyl-5-thioribose-1-phosphate isomerase, translated as MNVDITDLKTVRLSQDGSAVIILDQTRLPGSEVYVSLSSAEEVWEAIYKLKVRGAPAIGIVAAYGIYVCSRLIVANTYDSFYSEFLRMKDYLASSRPTAVNLVAALDRMEKVVVAHSMKPVPEIVDLLRVESEAIRAEDAAACRKIGENCLSLLRPGMGILTHCNAGHLAVSEYGTALAPVYLGEERGYGFKVFADETRPLLQGARLTAYELQKAGVDVTLICDNMASVVMRKGWVQAVVVGCDRVAANGDTANKIGTSGVAILARHYGIPFYVLGPTSTIDLNCPDGDSIVIEERNPEEITDMWYASRMAPEGVKAYNPAFDVTSHDLITAIITEKGIAYPPFHMEDF; from the coding sequence ATGAATGTAGACATAACAGATTTAAAGACGGTCCGTTTGAGTCAGGACGGGAGTGCTGTGATTATCCTGGACCAGACCCGCTTGCCGGGATCTGAAGTATATGTTTCCCTCTCTTCAGCAGAAGAAGTTTGGGAGGCTATATACAAGTTAAAGGTACGCGGAGCACCGGCTATCGGGATAGTTGCTGCCTATGGTATTTATGTTTGCAGTCGGCTGATTGTGGCAAACACTTATGACAGTTTTTACAGTGAGTTCCTTCGGATGAAGGATTACCTGGCATCTTCTCGCCCGACTGCGGTCAACTTGGTTGCCGCTTTGGACCGGATGGAAAAAGTTGTGGTTGCCCATTCTATGAAGCCTGTTCCGGAAATAGTGGACTTGTTGCGTGTCGAATCGGAGGCGATCCGGGCGGAAGATGCGGCAGCTTGCCGTAAGATAGGAGAGAACTGTTTGTCCTTACTGCGTCCGGGAATGGGAATCCTGACACATTGTAATGCTGGTCATCTGGCAGTATCGGAATATGGAACGGCTCTGGCTCCGGTTTATTTAGGGGAAGAACGTGGATATGGCTTTAAGGTGTTTGCCGATGAAACGCGGCCGCTGTTGCAGGGGGCACGTCTGACGGCTTACGAATTGCAGAAGGCAGGTGTGGATGTTACCCTGATCTGTGATAATATGGCATCGGTCGTCATGCGAAAAGGCTGGGTACAGGCTGTTGTGGTCGGTTGCGACCGGGTGGCGGCTAATGGCGATACGGCTAATAAGATCGGGACTTCGGGGGTAGCGATTTTGGCCCGTCATTACGGAATTCCTTTTTATGTGTTGGGCCCGACATCCACCATTGATCTGAATTGCCCGGATGGAGATTCGATTGTGATTGAAGAACGGAATCCCGAGGAAATTACGGATATGTGGTATGCTTCGCGGATGGCACCCGAAGGGGTGAAAGCCTATAACCCGGCTTTTGATGTGACTTCTCACGACTTGATAACTGCGATTATAACCGAAAAGGGGATCGCTTATCCCCCTTTCCATATGGAGGATTTCTGA
- a CDS encoding SGNH/GDSL hydrolase family protein, producing MHIRYSALFLSALLLSTDVYPYSACRLPEIREVSVPNRWKGKKVAFLGDSITDKIHVGTTKNYWQYLSEMLGLEPFVYGINGHQWNGVLEQAGRLQAERGDDIDAILIFAGTNDFNANVPLGEWYAEKEESVEVSGPKQEVRKRRMLQTDDRTFRGRINCVLSYLKTNYPTKQIILLTPIHRGYAKFGDNNIQPDESYSNGIGLYVDEYVKAIKEAANVWAVPVIDLNSISGLYPVFDSHTRYFHKEDTDRLHPNADGHYRMAKALMYQLLAYPADFE from the coding sequence ATGCATATACGTTATTCAGCTTTGTTTTTGTCAGCTCTATTGTTGTCGACTGATGTTTATCCTTATTCGGCTTGTCGCTTGCCGGAAATACGGGAAGTGTCTGTCCCCAACCGGTGGAAAGGGAAGAAAGTCGCTTTCTTGGGTGATTCGATTACCGATAAGATACATGTCGGAACGACGAAAAACTATTGGCAGTATCTTTCGGAAATGTTGGGGTTGGAACCGTTCGTTTACGGTATTAACGGTCATCAGTGGAACGGTGTGTTGGAGCAGGCCGGGAGATTGCAGGCCGAACGGGGGGATGATATTGATGCAATCCTGATCTTTGCCGGAACAAACGACTTTAATGCCAACGTACCTTTAGGAGAATGGTACGCCGAGAAGGAAGAATCCGTTGAAGTTTCGGGACCGAAGCAGGAGGTGCGAAAGCGACGGATGCTGCAAACGGATGATCGGACGTTCCGGGGGCGTATCAACTGTGTCCTATCTTATCTGAAAACGAATTATCCGACGAAACAAATCATACTGTTGACCCCGATACATCGCGGATATGCCAAATTCGGGGATAACAATATCCAGCCGGACGAATCTTATTCTAACGGAATTGGCTTGTATGTAGATGAATATGTAAAGGCGATCAAAGAAGCTGCCAATGTTTGGGCTGTTCCTGTCATCGATCTCAATAGCATCAGCGGGCTTTATCCTGTCTTCGACTCCCATACCCGTTATTTTCATAAGGAAGATACGGACCGCCTTCATCCGAATGCGGACGGGCATTACCGGATGGCAAAGGCTTTGATGTATCAGCTATTGGCTTATCCGGCCGATTTTGAATAA
- the hpf gene encoding ribosome hibernation-promoting factor, HPF/YfiA family: MNIRIQAIHFDATDQLEAFIQKKVSKLEQYFDGIISAEVSLKVVKPESAKNKEAAIRLIIKNGDCFAEKVNDTFEESIDECVEALEKQLVKFKEKIRAK, translated from the coding sequence ATGAACATTAGAATTCAAGCAATTCATTTTGACGCAACCGATCAATTAGAAGCGTTTATTCAGAAGAAAGTGTCTAAGTTGGAACAGTATTTCGACGGCATTATATCGGCAGAAGTTAGTTTAAAGGTTGTAAAACCAGAATCTGCAAAGAATAAAGAAGCTGCTATTCGATTGATTATTAAAAATGGAGATTGTTTTGCCGAAAAGGTAAATGATACCTTTGAAGAATCAATTGACGAATGCGTAGAAGCATTAGAGAAACAGTTAGTTAAATTCAAGGAAAAAATCAGAGCCAAATAA
- a CDS encoding tyrosine-type recombinase/integrase yields the protein MRIDSFLDCLRYERNYSEYTIGAYSKDLQQFEDFVKEKKEGIFVPEEVDADIVRNWIISLLDNKISPVSVNRKLSSLKSFFKFLMKQGFVSVNPLRFVTGPKTKKPLPTFVKEKDMEELLDGDGFDEDFEGVRDRLILEMLYDTGVRRSELVGLQDIDIDYDAMLIKVTGKRNKQRLIPFAERLKNLMLAYTEVRNREVGAGSGWFFVRKNGEQLSTGILYTIVKKKLSDIPTLAKCSPHVLRHSFATSMLNNGAELNAVKELLGHSSLASTSIYTHTTFEELKKVYHAHPRAQKEGGLL from the coding sequence GTGCGGATTGATTCATTTTTAGATTGTCTTCGGTATGAACGGAATTATTCCGAATATACGATTGGTGCTTATTCTAAAGATTTGCAGCAGTTTGAAGATTTTGTAAAAGAGAAGAAGGAAGGCATATTTGTGCCGGAGGAAGTGGATGCGGATATTGTACGGAATTGGATTATATCTTTGTTGGATAATAAGATTTCGCCCGTGTCTGTCAACCGGAAATTGAGTTCTTTGAAATCTTTTTTTAAATTCCTTATGAAGCAGGGATTTGTTTCTGTAAACCCGTTACGGTTTGTGACCGGTCCGAAAACAAAGAAGCCGTTACCTACTTTTGTAAAAGAGAAGGATATGGAAGAGTTGTTGGATGGAGATGGGTTTGATGAGGATTTTGAAGGGGTGAGGGATCGTTTAATACTTGAAATGCTTTATGATACCGGGGTGAGGCGTTCGGAGTTGGTCGGATTACAAGATATCGATATCGACTACGATGCCATGTTAATCAAGGTAACAGGTAAGCGTAACAAGCAGCGGCTGATTCCTTTTGCAGAAAGATTAAAAAACTTGATGCTTGCATACACAGAAGTCCGAAATCGTGAAGTTGGCGCAGGAAGCGGATGGTTCTTTGTCCGGAAGAATGGAGAACAGTTGTCTACGGGTATTCTTTATACGATAGTAAAAAAGAAGCTCTCGGATATTCCGACATTGGCAAAATGCAGTCCCCACGTATTAAGGCATTCGTTTGCAACAAGTATGTTGAATAATGGAGCGGAGTTGAACGCCGTGAAAGAGTTACTCGGACACAGCAGTCTGGCTTCTACCAGCATTTACACACATACAACCTTTGAGGAATTAAAAAAAGTGTATCATGCTCATCCAAGAGCACAAAAAGAAGGAGGTTTATTATGA
- the rpsU gene encoding 30S ribosomal protein S21: MIVVPLKEGENIEKALKKFKRKFEKTGVVKELRNRQAFEKPSVAKRKQTMRAVYVQQLQQVEE; this comes from the coding sequence ATGATCGTAGTTCCATTAAAAGAAGGCGAAAACATTGAAAAAGCGCTGAAGAAATTCAAAAGAAAGTTTGAAAAAACAGGTGTAGTAAAAGAATTGAGAAACCGTCAGGCTTTCGAAAAACCCTCTGTAGCAAAGAGAAAACAAACTATGCGTGCTGTTTACGTTCAGCAATTACAGCAGGTAGAAGAATAA